Proteins encoded by one window of Nicotiana tabacum cultivar K326 chromosome 10, ASM71507v2, whole genome shotgun sequence:
- the LOC107794947 gene encoding glycerophosphocholine acyltransferase 1, whose amino-acid sequence MSSNEESMDDSNGQSFGKVKQRFKDRSQKTKEKTKQILSKQADKIAKRAEEHERFINKVTHLMGVLGFGAFCFILGARPQDVRYVYCLFYVIFVPLRWIYYRYKKWHYYLLDFCYYANNIFVVTLLLFPTNEKLFMVCFSFAEGPLAWALIVWRCSLVFSSVDKIVSVFIHLLPGLVFFTIRWWDPEFFGAMHPEGTPARASWPYKENQSYLWTWLFWVPLAAYFLWQVLYYLIVDVLRRQRFLRDPEVMTSYRELSKKAKKANNIWWRVSGLLGDQNRLFMYILLQAVFTLATTALTVPIFLSYKLHVVFQVLKVSASIWNGGNFMLDVMPRQVILKEEKKKSKMPPVPNQNDQTSLQESATDTNNASETVQSE is encoded by the exons ATGTCAAGCAACGAAGAATCAATGGATGATAGCAATGGACAGTCATTTGGAAAGGTCAAACAACGTTTCAAAGATCGATCCCAG aaaACAAAGGAGAAGACGAAACAGATCTTGTCAAAACAAGCTGATAAGATCGCGAAACGAGCTGAGGAACATGAACGATTTATTAACAAG GTGACACATCTGATGGGTGTTCTTGGGTTTGGGGCATTTTGCTTTATACTGGGTGCAA GGCCACAGGATGTTCGATATGTTTACTGTTTGTTCTATGTCATTTTCGTTCCTCTGAGATGGATCTACTACAGATACAAGAAATGGCATTACTATCTTTTG GACTTTTGCTATTATGCAAACAATATTTTTGTAGTCACGCTTCTGTTGTTTCCTACAAATGAGAAGCTATTTATGGTTTGTTTCTCGTTCGCAGAG GGGCCTCTAGCATGGGCATTGATTGTTTGGCGCTGTAGCTTAGTTTTTAGTTCAGTTGATAAAATTGTCAGTGTCTTCATACATCTTTTACCTG GGTTGGTTTTCTTCACAATTCGCTGGTGGGATCCTGAGTTTTTTGGAGCTATGCATCCTGAAGGTACTCCAGCACGAGCATCATGGCCTTACAAAGAAAACCAATCCTACCTTTGGACTTGGCTATTTTGGGTCCCATTAGCTGCATATTTTCTCTGGCAGGTTCTCTATTATCTCATAGTAGATGTCCTACGCCGACAGAGATTTCTGCGAGACCCTGAAGTTATGACATCTTACAG GGAGCTCTCAAAAAAAGCAAAGAAAGCAAACAACATATGGTGGCGCGTCAGTGGTTTGCTTGGAGATCAGAATCGCTTGTTTATGTATATTCTGCTCCAGGCCGTATTTACGCTAGCAACTACAGCACTCACCGTGCCCATATTTTTGTCATATAAGTTGCATGTTGTATTCCAAGTACTCAAGGTTTCAGCATCTATATGGAATGGTGGAAACTTTATGTTAGATGTGATGCCCAGGCAAGTGATTCTCaaggaggaaaagaaaaaatcaaagatGCCACCTGTCCCCAACCAGAACGATCAGACTTCTTTGCAGGAGAGCGCAACGGATACTAATAATGCTTCTGAAACAGTCCAGTCTGAATAA